The nucleotide window GGACAGAATGGAGGATTTTCACAGAATCTGAAGAAATGGACTGCTGTCTATGAAGCTTCTgctgtaataaatttgttagggttgtctccaatgttagccctactcagagcagacccgcaATAAacatgacatctggaggggcccttattTTACTCTGCTTCCAAAGTGGCTGGGGGTGCTCCAAAGTGTGGTGCCAGTGGGACCCCGCCATTTTGATTAGCCCAAATTTGTGTTCTGTAGGCCATGCACCCCAAGCCCCTTAAGGACCCAGGAACACCCCTCCTGACAACTGTCCTGGCTGTGTGTGCGGTGAAGAGCAGGCATGACTGAGAATCAGATTTCCACTCAAGCAGTTGGGTGTCTGAGGAAGAGAATCCAAAATGGTGCCCCTCTTGCTCATCAGGACAGGGCACAATCCCACCGGTTGTTGCCGTGCCCAAGTTGCAGCTcccgttcatttcaatggggctggCTCCCGTGGGATTCTGTTACACAAAGCTCATCTCTTGCTGCCACCACCTTGGTCTTAATGGTACCCAACATCAGCCAACATCTGGATTTCAGGCAGGCACCAAAATGAAGCAGTTCTCCGTATCTGTCTGCCTTGTACAAGCTTCTCATCCAAAGGACGGGCCGCTGCTGAAAAATTGACACGGGTTAATATAATTGATTACTGTGAGATAGGCCTTATTTGTGGGGCCATTTAGCTAATTATGCCTGGATGGGGGAAGCGCGCTTGTTAATTGCCGCTCTTGGATGGCGGCGCCAAGCTGATGCAGGTGCAGTCGTGCCACGGAGTCCTCCGAATGGCTGGTGTGCGCAGGCCGCGAGAGATGGAAGGCACAGACTGAAGCCCTTCTTTCCTCCTTTCATGAAGCAAACTATCCCTCCTTCAGTGAACAAAGTTTGGAAAGGCCAGGAGAAAAATGGACACCAGGGAGGCCTTTAAAGAGGCATTCAGGCTAGGAGGCGTTTCTGAGTTGGCTCTGGTTGTGGGTTTCGGAGAACAGCCAAAGAAACAAGGGCTCTGATCATGgaactgggggtggtggtggtggatggagAGCGCTGTGGCCGGTCATGCCAGCGTAAGGCAGGCAGTCGAGACCgtcaaatctgtccatttccgtTTCTGTCCTTTCTCATGACTCCCACTCTTCAGTTCTCCAAatgtccacatcagtttttttggggggaaacaaGTCGTCATGAAAAAGCAGCAGCATTTTAGGGCATatttgtatgcaactttgcctaatacacacattttggttAAGCAGTCTGGCATTTTCACTCATTTTTTAATGCAGACTttagcacatgcatttttgtaagcattactgggctagagaactgcatttgaAAAGCAGAGAAGGGTGGGTTTCGATGGATGGCTATGCTTCGGTTGCCACATTGGTTTAGAAAGTgctaattaggtaggttcacctagaaatgggaaactgagtcgaatttctcccccatctctagcagGCAAGGGGAGGCAGGGCTGCCTGTATCTCTTGGCCTAATTTCTAATTTCCTAATTGGCCTAATGGGGGGCAAGGAGGGAAAAACGGGGaatggggtggagagagagacaaaaaaaGAGGAATGTGTGTGatgctggccccacccaccactgttaTGTGGCCCCCAAGAGATTAACTCTAAGAGAATGTGAcctttggcggggggggggggaaagatctCCCAACCCTGGTGCAGTGGATGGTCTTGGTAGGGAGAAGCTCAACCCCTACCCCAACCGTCACTTCTTACCTTTCAGAgtgattgtgaggataaaatgggacaaCTCTCATATATATACCCTTGGTGGTGTTGCCGCAATTGGTGGCTGCCCAATTGGCACTGACCTGtgccagggccttttcagtggtggctccccatttgtggaatgctggtGAGGTACGTCTGTCTCTGTCActgttgactttcaggaggaatttgaaaacattcctcttgacccaggcatttgatggctgaaggagactgtttctggcaacctggagatcactggaccaagtttttatctgcaactgtttttagaatgttttaaattatttttagaatgctttttgttgttgctaatttttgttgttgtaaatgtgtttgccaccctggcctccttcaGAAgggaggcgggatataaatttaaacaacaacaacatgtatgacaccttcagctccttggagaaagggtgggatgcaaatacaataaatgaacaaggGCTGTTCCAGTCGGGTGTTTTATCGCAGGTGTATTCTGAAACATGTTCTGCATTAGTGGTGAGGTTATTTTTAGTTTCTTCTGTGATGCTTTCCAGTGTTACCACATtactgctgtctggaggggctatagcGCCGcaaaaggtgaacaaaaataaaacagaacactTGTGGTAGAAAAAGTTtccagatttcagcaggaagttatgggatataTTCACTGAGTAGAAGTGAGGCTGTGTGGCTGCTCCAAAACGTTTGCAGACACAAACAGTACTGAATAGCATCAAGGCACAAATCAtataatgaatgctcaataacaaggatgtctggaggggccccccTTAGGAAATAACTTACCCCCCACCGCTCTCTTTCAAGCTCCTGTGCTCCAGAGGGTTTGGCACAACTCTCATGAGGCCTAGCCAGcgtggcctgatgggagttgtagtccaaaacctctggagggcaccagcttggaggaGGCTGCTGTACACCCATCCTTATGATTGGTCCTTTCTCCTTGGGTCTCTGCCCCACCCTGGTATATAGCAGCCAGGATATAACGTAAGCAGGAAGCCAAACTTCAGGGCACTGGTTTAGTCTTAGCCTCTCCCCATAATAACATGATGCAAATCTAGTCAATTTGCAATACATGTCCTGGTTGCAGAATTCATTTTTTTCTTGGGTTCCCTTCGCACAGCATCcctgtctttttatttttgttgttcttaACACCATGCACTTTCCTGTCAAACAGGACCATCATTTCTTTCTTGCCCGCTTAGCTGTGATGGTGCCCAGCCCTGTAAGTAACAAATCAGAAACAACAGAGACCCTGTCAACCATGGCCATTGTACTTTATTGATAAGGAGAATAAAGTCTCTTGGATCCCTGTCAATCCAATGAATCTGGCTCTTGGTCCCAGTTGGGGTTTTCCCCTCTAGGCTTGGGCCCCCCACTTTTCTTGGCTACCATGATCTCACTAACTCCCAGCAGTGTGACTGCCATCTGGGTAGCAAGTGTGATGCCTCGATACTTCACCATGAATGGATCGAGTAGCCCTTCCTTAGCTGCGTCTATGGTGCCAGCCTCCTCACTCACCAACCTGATGCCAGTGTTCTGGGTGCCCAGCTGGTGCTGCACCTCTATCTTCGCCATGAGCTCATTGACTGGCTGTCCTGCATTTTCAGCCAGGGTGGCCGGGAGAGTTTTCAAGGCCTGGGAGAACTCCAAGATGCCGTACTGCTCCGGGCCAGGATAGTACATCCCCAGGGTGTTGAGCCGCACCGACAGGGCCATCTCAGCAGCCCCAGCCCCAGGCAAGAGCCGTGCATCGCTGTGTAAAATCTTGTAGACATTGACCCCGTCGTGGATGGCTTCTTCCACACAGTCCAGcatctctgtggtggcccctctaAGCACAACGGTGGCTACAGGGCAAGCGATGCCATCTTGACTAAATATGATCACATTGGTGCTGCCGATCTCAGTCATGTAGACACGGCGGCAGTGGCCGATCTCTTCAGGCGATGGGGCGGCTATGTTGAGCAGTAGGGTGGCCCCCACCGCCTGACACAAGCGTTGTAGCTCCATACGGGAGGTCAGCCGAACGACCATTATCCTGTACCGGTTGGCATAGAAGAGTGCCTTGTCGTCCACATTCCCTCCAACCACCACCACGTTGATGCTAGCTCTGGCAATAGCCATAACGTACTGCTCAATCTGATGCTCTTCACTTTTGCCAAATAACCTTATATCTGAAGCACTCGTGAAGATGACGGTGTTGTTTGCTTTGAACCCAGATGGGCCAAAGGGGCAAGAGAAAGCAGCAATACGGGCCCTCTCCACCCGCCTGACGCTGCCTTCAGCCTCTCTGCAGATGACCATCCCCTCCACTACACTAGAGTCAGTGACCCCACCCCCTAGGATTTTGCAGACACAGATGAGATCAGGATTGAAGGTTGTACGATCTGGTGGTAGCACCAAGACGCAGGCCTTGGCCACCAGCATGGACAAGAACTTCTGATGGCCAAATACCTTGCTGCTCACAATGGTCTGCAGGACCCAGAGCACCTCATTAACATCACGTGGGTTCTTCAGCACATGACAGCATAGGCCGGGTAGCAAACGCAAAACCTCCTTGCAGGCCATCTCGTAGCCAGCACGGATGTGGACTACTGGGAGCCCCGACCGCAGTAGCTTCTCGGCATTCTCCAGCAGTGCCCCAGCCAGAAGGATAACAAAATTTGTCCCATCTCCTGTCTCCTCGTCTTGGGCTTCAGCAGCTGTGCGTAGCAGGCAAGCCACCGGATTTTCCAACTCCAGTTCACGCAAGATGGTGGCTGCATGGGAGGTGTGGAAACTCTTGCCCAGATGGTTGACCACTAGCTTGTTGCAGCCCAAAGGACCATAACAGGTGCGCAAGGAGCGCACCAAAGCCTTGCAGGCAGTGAGGTTGGTGAAGAGAGTCTCCTGTAGGCCGCTGAAGTACTTCATACCCGCCTGGAGCATCTGAGGCAGGCCAGGGGCTGTGGGGACGTGGGCAGCCATAACCTGTGGAGGCAGATGGTGTGGGTTTTCGTGTTTGGAAGGTCTCACTGACAGCAGGAAGGTCTCATTAGCAGCTTCTGTGGGTGCTGGATTTAGGGATGACAAAAACAAAGACAAAGCAAGCCAGACAataattttgaaaataaaatggaatCCCTGCCTATGACCTCTCCCTGCTCCCTCAAACAACTCACGTCACCTTTTCTCTCCTGCCCCCATCCCCACCACCCAAGCCTGCAATATGCCAGTGCTGGTttctctaatttttccaatcttaagtttagttgtccacatttccacattagtttgcgtGTAAAAAGACCTCCTGAAATCCttaagcattttaatgcaaatgttgcctaatatacacatttttgtaaagcaatttctcataatataatgcagttttgtgttctattttaactaatatatgtatttatgttcactaatatatgcagttatatatatatatatgcatttacCCTGGTACAAGGGTTCGCAAAGTGTAGTccaagagcttcattcaggtggtgccCGGTGTGTTTGTGGATCTGTGGTTGAAGACCAGAGACAGCAACATCCATCACATAAAATATTcagattgattttaattgtatctttattgcttattttatttcttatattttattgtactacaattgGAATTCTATGGGtagtataataaaatacaatatctaaagaagaaaagcagcaagaaaaatacaattaaaagcacATAGCACAGAGTGTTAGAATTGCTACAACAGCCAGAAAAATCGTGAAGTAGTCCAAGATTCTCAGCGATTTCCCAGCGGTCCGTGGGGGGTGGAGGAAAAGTTTAGGAATCACTGCCCTAGCACATGCATTTCTGCACGTGTTATGTGGCTGAGAATCGCTCTGCAAAATTCGGGGAAGAGTCAATTATGAAGGACGACACTGTTttgattcatgtattgttttggaaagtgtgaattaggtaagccCACCTTTAAATGCGCACCGAATcccatttctctcccattcctactcCCAGGACACCTGTGTGCTGCCTCCTCGCTTCCTTCAAGTCCTGACTCAAAACCCTGTTCCGTGAAGCCTGTCCCTTTCTGGTGTGGAGCCTAAGGAAGTATGATCAGTTGGTTTTGAGGCTTTATCTTCTGCTTTCCTGTTTGTGTGTCTTTTACCGCATTGTTTGCTTTTAAACTTATACATACTGCCTTGAAATTTAATATGATGAAGGGCAGTAgatgttttaaattaataaacaaaatgtaTGTGTGTAACTGTAATACTCGCATATTCACCCTGCTTATGTCTGTCTCCATTTCCTTGCCCTTCCTCTGTGATCTTGTGTTATTCTTCATATTGTAGGCCTGTTGGAGGAGGGACGTGCCCTCTAATTTTTGGCAAAAGCACCCTGCACAAGGATGTGGTATATGAATTAATAACAATGACTGATGAAGGAAGCCCCAAACAGGACCTACCACAATGCTTCACATCCTTGCCCCCTGTCTTATACCAGTCGTCCTGGCTCACTAAGAATATGGCTTTATTAAAGCCTCACGTTTAACTCAGTAGCTTGCTTCATTGCCTTGCAACATATCAAGCTGGCTAGGAATACATATCACCAGccgtttctctttctttttttctttctttcttacagaTCTTGGGCTTAAGATTGCCTGAAACCTCTAACTTTCCAGCCCTTTCAGCCTTGCCTTTCCCCATTCATCAAGAGGTGACCTACTGGACCAAGGCGAGAAGAGACCACCACTCGAGATGCCAGGACCGGAGTGGTGAAAGCAACCGGTAAACGGCTCCTCCAGGGGAGAAGTCGTGGGGGTGATGTCACAGTGGCACATTCCGgtgggcaggaaggggagagaggttCTCCAGTGAGGCTGGGGATCATTCTAGCTGTAAAGTAACTTTCCTTATGCACTGTCCCCACACTGACTGCAAACACAGCGGGGAAGTAAACCATTCCCACTCACTTGGATGCATCGACCCAAGATGAAGTGCTTCATTGCTGGAGTAAAGTGCATGAGATGCAAGATACAAAGGCACTCATCTCATACAGTCATCACAGGGCTACAGGCTTCTCCCAAGACATTTCAATTCCTGAGTTGGAAAATCTTTCATTCGTTAATATGGAATGCAATCCATCAGGCTGATCTCCCATGCAAAACCtgttgaactgaattgaatcggCTTCTGTGGAATTTTCTCTCGCTGCTATAAAAATTTGGCAGTTGGATTGTCCAATCTTTAATAGTGTGCAGGGAGATCCGAGAAGTTTTTGGTTTCTTTTGTAAATATTTGGTGACTGGCTAGAGCAGGGTTAGGGGAGGTGAGTGATACTCTCTTGTTTTGGAGGGCCctaagatgtgtcactgaacactcaagtcaggataattcagaccatggtattcccgatctctgtgtatggatgtgaaagttggacagtgaaaaaaacagataagagaaaaatcaactcatttgaaatgtggtgttggaggagagctttgcgcaaaccatggactgcgaaaaagacaaataagtgtgtgttagaacaaattaaaccagaactatcattagaagctaaaatgatgaaaccgaagttatcatactttgaacacatactaagaagacatgattcactagaaaagataataatgcttggaaaaacagaaggaagtggaaaaagaggaaggccagacaagagatggattgattccctaaaggaagccacagacctgaacttacaagatctgaacagggtggttcatgacagatgctcttggaggtcgctgattcagagggtcgccataaatcttaatcgacttgaaggcacataacaacaacaaagaaaaatatGGAATCGGCGCCATTTTGCAAACAGGCGGGATTAGATGCTGGCAAGTAGCCGAGCCCTTGCGTGGCTCCGTGACTGTTTCACTCTGGGGCTACGCTGATTCTGCCTTGGGGCTGGCATAGTCTGTGCATGCCATTATGTCTTCCTTCTAATAATTGTTTTTCAAGCTGTCAGTTTGCAACAAAACGTATTTGAACAAAGACACCATTAGGTCTCTGATGTTCTCCCCCCAAGGGTAACTTGAATGGGTGGCACAGGCTGTCCTGAACCTCCCACTGCTCTGAGGCGGGCCGGATGGGTGGGCCAAACAAGCCTTGGGGCTTTGGCAGGGAAGGGCGTTTTTTCCTTGTAATGGGATACTTAGAAAGTCATCACTGGGTAATTTGCCTAATGATGCCCCTTGCGTGAAGATTTTAATGCCTTTGGTAAAATATCACGTCATTTATCCAGGGCACGTGAATTTCTCAATAGCAGCTCGACTGTTTAGGACACAAGGTGGCAACAACGTGGCTGAACCACCTTGGCTATTAAATGAATGTCTAGGTACATGTACACCCAATCAAACATCACATCCACAACTATCCTTTTAACGTGCATTTAAAGTACAGGGCTTCCccccaaggaatcttgggaacggtagtttacccCCCACAaagctaaaattcccagcacccttaacaaactacagttcccaggatactgtagggtaagccgtgtgctttaaatgtatgatgtggatgtgacatgGTGGTCTCAGTTTCCTCAGTTGGGAGAGTAAGTTGGCTTTTAGTAATGTGGGGGAGTTTGGACAGGAATTAATCCATAGTCTGTGCAAAAACTGAGCATATTCGTTTACATTTGTatttggtgatggtggtgatgggaGAGACCATTTCAAAAGATACAGAAAAGGAGTCACTCTGCACAGGCTCAAGCTGTATGTGCTGACCATGTGTGTTGACAGTAAATTGAGGATGGGCAAAAGAAACATCTCCACACAGAGCAGCAttcaatgtacagtagggccccactcataccgtGGGTTTTGTTCTAGACCCCTGCTTAAAAGCGAagcccgccgaaaagcagaacttcttcaataaaatggtgcccgatgcctgaaaaatgccgtaaaagtgtaacaagcgccgtatgagtggggtcttactcTAATTTTAACCGCCATATTAGCAGAGCACCAAAAAGCTGTATGCTGCTTGCTGCCGCAAGGGATGGTCATGGCCATTCCTTCGATGcctttaaaaaggattagacagaCAAATGAAATATTACGGGCtgttagccatgttggctatatggtacttccatgttcagaggcagtctacctctgaaaagTAAATGCTGAGGACAAATAAGGAAGGGCTGTTGTACTCATGCCTTGCTTGTggtatgtggttggccactgtgtggaacaggatgctggactaaatgggcctctCTGGTCAGATCTAGTCACAAggcttttttttactggttggttatatttgtatcccacctgtcctccaatgagctcaaggtggcgtacatggttctctctctccccattttatcctcacaacaaccctgtgagttatgGGCAGgatgagaggctgtgactggcccaaggtcacccagagagtgaGCAaagttttgaaccctggtctcccaggtcctaatctcaCACTCTAACTATTACAACACAttggctcttcttgtgtttttcCTATAATTAAATTGTTAGGACAGTCACCCTGCATTGGCCATATCTACATCtataccatacattgaaagcacatttataccacattaacagtcatggcttcccccaaagaatcctgggaactgactgTACTTTACCCACACAgagatacagttcccaggactcttaacaaacaacatttcccaggatactttaggagaagccatgcaCTTCAAATGTGCTGTGAGGATGTGACCAAAGTAGCACATTCTGGGGCTGAGCACTGTCATGATGAGAATGGGGCTAAGCTTGGGGAGGGGGTTGTGTATCTTAAGAGCTACAACTTCAGTTCTCCTGCTTGGTGTTGCCCTTGTTGTTGAAACAAGCCACACAAACATTCAGCCTGGCCTCCCAactgcccccccccactgctgaGGGGCCTTCCCAAAGTGCTGCTCCCCCCCATCCccatcttttcttcttcttcttgctgctacTGCCCCTCAAAGCTGACCTCCTGACCTCCGGACCCTCTCTCCAAGAAGGACACCACCCAGACCATACAACCTTTGCCTGCTCTTTGATGCCCTTGcttcccttccagatgttggcccTATGCATTCCTAATCCCTCTGCTCCCCCTGTCTGCCCCCCCTCCTCAGCCCTCCTGTCCTTCTCTGCTTTTCACATGATAATGCCTTTGCCAGAAGTATTTGGGCCGTGAATGATAACAAAAgacgctctgtgtgtgtgtgtgtgtgtgtgtgtgtgtgtgtgtgtgagttagtGAAGAGTGAGACAAAGAGTGAGGGGGACAGACTTCTATTCCCAGGGGATGCTGGGTAATAATAATTTTGGCCTCATCATAGAACCAAGGTTGCCCCTTGCAAAATTGGTTGGGCTGTTGAGAAGTCTGTTTTGGTCTTTCAAGGAGACATTATCTCCCTGCTCTAAATGATGCTAAATAAAATATGGTCCcatctacatttaaagcagaattatatcactttaaaaagtcatgcctcccccccccaataaaagaGTGCTGGGAAcagtcatttgtgaagggtgctgagagttgttaggagatcccccaTTTCCCTGCccggagagctacaattccctgggaTCAGgaatggattgttaaaccactctgagaaatgTACCTCTGAGAGGGTGAAATAGGgctctcccaacaactctcagcacccttcacaaatgacaggtCCAAAaatgctttggaggaagccatgactgtgctttaaatgtatggtggtggtggcggtggtggggaGAAACCCTTGTTTTGTTGCTTACTTTGTTTTCTTAAAGGAGACTCTTGCAGTATTCCACAGTAGGCTTATTTTGAGTGAGTCTTGCTTCAGAGTTCCCCAAATGTTGGTGGGGTGGGGCGTGGGGAGAGAAGGATTGTGTCCAGGGTGTATACCTTTCCCCATCCAAGGGTAAGTTGGGCAACCATTACTTGCTAGAGTCTGCCTAGCCCAATCCTGCAGCCCAGGATAAAACTATCTCTTCTAATCAGGAGCTGACCTGCGCACCTGGCTGAGTTGCCAGCTTCCGGCCAGGGAAATAGGCAACTGGGAGGGAGGATTTATATAGGATAAATAGCAGAGTGAGGGGAACTACATGTAGGGAGTGGATAATGTCTATTTgtttatgaacataggaagctgccttatactgatcaagctcagtactgtccacactgactgtcagcaactctccatgatttcaggcaGGACTCTCTCCCACTGAGTGAGCCATGGCTTTTCCCACCCTTCTATGTTACTATTCTCAGAATTAAATACAGCTTATGCAGAAGTTGGATAAAGAGATTTGACCCTGAGATCTACAGGCAGGtctccctctcacagagctacaaattcccagcacccttaacaaatgacagttcccatgattcttcatcgtgtgctttaaaagtgtattggatgtgctttacatgtgtggCATGGACCTCCCCTAATAgtcacatccacgccatacatatagagcacatggcttcccccaaagaatcctgggaaccgtagtttgtcaAGGCAAgagtcaagggtgatgggaatggtagttccGTGATGGGCaaaatttcccaggattctttggggaaagccatgtgctttattgTGTGGATTTGAACGATATAAATGAGAACAGAATGAGTGAGTGAAAGGaacaaagaaggaaggaagggttaCTAGCTGTAGCTGTGTAGGCTTTCAGAGCTGCAAAACAAAAAGCTTGCCCAGTCTTGACCAAAAGAACAAGTTAGAGGCAACAAACCTTTAATGTACTGTCTTGAAATCTTCTGATTTTTCGGGCAATCTCTTGACTGATATGGAAACAAGTGGGTGTGTTGGTGCCCTTGCAAGGCTGAGAAGAAAGACAGCTGTTGAGGCTTTGAGAAAGCTAGCTGccaagcaggcattttaaggtgaaGGGACTTGGCCTTGCCGGCATGTGTGAGGCCTCCtcgcttcctttctctctctccccctctgcctGGGAGAAGAATCCATTTGGAGTCTCATTATTAGCAACACCCGTGGCTTCCAGGTAGCATAGCATCCTCAGTCCGCTGCCAGGAAGGTAGATTAGCTGGCTGTTTTGCAAAGTCTTATCAGCCTGGGAGCTGCCACTGGTCTTGGATTATCAGCAGGCTCTCAATGAGCCCTGTTATTAAGTCCCTATCTTCTGGTTGCCACCACCAGCTGCTCGGGCAGTGGCGCAACTTTGATAGATGTGAGTTGGCAACAAAGGATACCAatgggaaagggaaggaaaatgcAGCCTCATCAATGGGGAGAAGTGTAAACTTAAAGAAAACTGCCCTGGGGGTGGAGGGAGTGGAAGAACATGTTGGCTCAGGGATGGGAGATGTATGGAACATTTTCTTGTACCTGTCACTAGCCTTCATACAAAGCTAGATGGAAAGGA belongs to Rhineura floridana isolate rRhiFlo1 chromosome 11, rRhiFlo1.hap2, whole genome shotgun sequence and includes:
- the LOC133366383 gene encoding T-complex protein 1 subunit theta-like isoform X1 codes for the protein MPAWQLAFSKPQQLSFFSALQGHQHTHLFPYQSRDCPKNQKISRQYIKAPTEAANETFLLSVRPSKHENPHHLPPQVMAAHVPTAPGLPQMLQAGMKYFSGLQETLFTNLTACKALVRSLRTCYGPLGCNKLVVNHLGKSFHTSHAATILRELELENPVACLLRTAAEAQDEETGDGTNFVILLAGALLENAEKLLRSGLPVVHIRAGYEMACKEVLRLLPGLCCHVLKNPRDVNEVLWVLQTIVSSKVFGHQKFLSMLVAKACVLVLPPDRTTFNPDLICVCKILGGGVTDSSVVEGMVICREAEGSVRRVERARIAAFSCPFGPSGFKANNTVIFTSASDIRLFGKSEEHQIEQYVMAIARASINVVVVGGNVDDKALFYANRYRIMVVRLTSRMELQRLCQAVGATLLLNIAAPSPEEIGHCRRVYMTEIGSTNVIIFSQDGIACPVATVVLRGATTEMLDCVEEAIHDGVNVYKILHSDARLLPGAGAAEMALSVRLNTLGMYYPGPEQYGILEFSQALKTLPATLAENAGQPVNELMAKIEVQHQLGTQNTGIRLVSEEAGTIDAAKEGLLDPFMVKYRGITLATQMAVTLLGVSEIMVAKKSGGPKPRGENPNWDQEPDSLD
- the LOC133366383 gene encoding T-complex protein 1 subunit theta-like isoform X2 — translated: MAAHVPTAPGLPQMLQAGMKYFSGLQETLFTNLTACKALVRSLRTCYGPLGCNKLVVNHLGKSFHTSHAATILRELELENPVACLLRTAAEAQDEETGDGTNFVILLAGALLENAEKLLRSGLPVVHIRAGYEMACKEVLRLLPGLCCHVLKNPRDVNEVLWVLQTIVSSKVFGHQKFLSMLVAKACVLVLPPDRTTFNPDLICVCKILGGGVTDSSVVEGMVICREAEGSVRRVERARIAAFSCPFGPSGFKANNTVIFTSASDIRLFGKSEEHQIEQYVMAIARASINVVVVGGNVDDKALFYANRYRIMVVRLTSRMELQRLCQAVGATLLLNIAAPSPEEIGHCRRVYMTEIGSTNVIIFSQDGIACPVATVVLRGATTEMLDCVEEAIHDGVNVYKILHSDARLLPGAGAAEMALSVRLNTLGMYYPGPEQYGILEFSQALKTLPATLAENAGQPVNELMAKIEVQHQLGTQNTGIRLVSEEAGTIDAAKEGLLDPFMVKYRGITLATQMAVTLLGVSEIMVAKKSGGPKPRGENPNWDQEPDSLD